In uncultured Fretibacterium sp., the genomic window GACACGACGATCGTCGGCATCACAGCCACCAGCCTTTCATTGAAGCTGCCCCCGTGCGGCGCGGGTAGCCCGTGGGACAGGGAGCGGCCTTCTCCCATATCACGAAGCAATGGCTGCTCCCCTCCGGACCGTAGGGACGAACGACGGGCTCCGCGAGCCCCAGCCGGCCCCAGCGTCCGCGGACCTCCCCGAGCTCCTCTCCGACCTTCGGGCCCTTGAAGGCCAGAAGACGGCCGCCCACCGCGACGAGCGGCGACAGGTACTCCGCCGCAATCCCGGCCCGGGCGAGGGCACGGGCCGCAGCCAGGGCGAAGGTCTCGCGCCGCGCCCGAGCCGTGTCCTCGCTGCGCTCGCAGAGGAGCTCCACGTTCCGGAGCCCGAGGGTCCGGATGATCTCACCAACGGCGCGGCACTTTTTGGCCACGCTGTCCAGCAGCACGACCTTCAGGTCGGGCCGGCAGATCGCCCAGACCACGCCCGGTAACCCCCCGCCGCTCCCGACGTCGATGACGGAGCCCGACGCAGGCAGCAGCGGAACGGACTCGAG contains:
- the rsmG gene encoding 16S rRNA (guanine(527)-N(7))-methyltransferase RsmG, whose translation is LERQWHEPLYRYAELLSGCISVRLTGTRGTEELYDLQVRDCLESVPLLPASGSVIDVGSGGGLPGVVWAICRPDLKVVLLDSVAKKCRAVGEIIRTLGLRNVELLCERSEDTARARRETFALAAARALARAGIAAEYLSPLVAVGGRLLAFKGPKVGEELGEVRGRWGRLGLAEPVVRPYGPEGSSHCFVIWEKAAPCPTGYPRRTGAASMKGWWL